AATGGAGCGCAAAAAAAAGGTATTCAACGCTCTATGCAATGCAGGTTTAATTATTACTGATTAAAGAAAGAGGCATACATGAGCAAACAGATCCAAACATATATAAACAAGATATCAACAAAAAATACCAGTGAGAGGCATTGAACCTCTCATGCCGCCTGACGGTCTGGGTAAGCTTTATTTAGCAGCTTCAGGTGCTTTTCTGGCTTTGCGTGCACGTCTTGCAGGTCTACCAGCACTAGGCTTCACAACTGCAGGAACCTCAGCCTTAGCTTTAGCTGCAGCCTTTTTAGCTACTGGCTTTTTAGCTACTACTTTCTTTGCTGTTGCCTTTTTAGCAACTGTTTTTTTTGCGACAGCTTTTTTAGCTGTGGTTTTTTTAGCTGCAGCGGCTTTTGGAGCAGAGCCTTTACGTGTGCGATGAGAAAGAATTAAAGCCCATTCATCAGCGCTAATATTTGCTGGCTTATTTCCATGAACCTCAGAAACTTTAGCTGCTTTTTCGATATCTTTAATTAGGTTTTTCCAAGAAGCTGCGTAACGTTTATCAGACTGAGATTTAGCACCACTTTCAACAAGGGTTTCAACGACTTGAGAAGCAGTGACCTTCTTACGACGTCTGTTAAAGATCTCCTTTTGCAAGGTAGCGATCAAGGCATCACCTTTAGCACTAACTTTGATGGATAACTGAGACATAACTCAATAATTACTTTCTTAATACATCTATCACATATAGGGTATTTAATTCAATAGTCAATGGTTAATCGACTACTAAATTTTCATATATCTATCAATATCACTTAAAGTGACACCTTAAAATAATTCGATCTTAACTATAAAGCCATATAAAATGGACAAGAAAAAGCTATAAACTAATACAAAGTCAATGCACGTCAATAAAGCTCATACACTGATCAAAGATGTTTTAAAAGAAGTTGATCTCTTCAAGGTGTCAGGCCACTCTAGACACCAACCAATCTCGTTCTCTAATTGCCGCATCCAAAGATGACACATGAAATCTAATGATCTACACGAAAAATAAAACGACGATGAACATGACAGGAAAAAAGTGCTCTTTAATGCTTGTAGCAGGAATAATTGAAATGTTGACATGTCATGCAAAAGAGAGCTGAACATGTTTTTTTAAGAACCCCTTTTTAAAGGAATTGGATCTCTTCTTCTTGACCAAAGATCTTATCGGTGAAAGTTTCTTTGGGGTGAGTCGTAAACATTGACCAATACCAATAGGTTGCGCTACAGAAGATGCCCATTCATCAGCCCTAAAGACAGCATATGGGGAAGCAGATAAAGTCATTTACCATTAGCAGTACACTTGTACTAGCAAGAAGTAATAGCTATTGTCAAGTCGTATATTTCAAAACATCTAATATGTGTCGCCTGCGCTTACAAAAATCGAACAGGAAAGTGCTGAAACGCGATGAATATTTCAAGGATATAAATTCTATTTAAAAAATATCAAAGGTATAGGTCAATACAAAACAAAAAAACAATAAAAAAGCCCTCATCTCATGAGGGCAAAATAAACTGCTGAAGGATCCCCATCACCCAGCTTTCAAAAATAATAATCAAATCAATCAGATTAGGCAACATTAAACCACCATATGTTTTACCCCAGGCTTAAATGAACACCATCTGTAGGGGGGGGTTGATTTATATAGAAAATAGGGTTAGAAATAGTATCCCCATCACCCAGACCCGTAGGACACCATACCTAGGGTCTTTTTTATTGGAATACCTCTTACAGAGCGATTTCATTATTATTAAGGTTATAAAAACTGTGGAAAACTTTTGTTGTTTGAATGAATGTACGATCTACAAAAGTCTGTCCTTACCTAGATCTTCGGGAAAGTAGCTTATAAAGGTTTAAAAACGATTAATTGAAAAATCTTTCTCAACTAAGTAAAAAGGTTCTAAATCTGATAATTGATTTGAAAAAGACAATTGCGACAAAGAAATTGAAGCTATCGAATAAATCAATTTGAAATCTTTATGTGATAACAAAAAATGATTGATCTCAAAAGAAATAGCAAAAAAGAACCAATTGAAGCAACAGGCCTTCGAAGTCGTAAATCTTCTCTCTATAAGCCAAATCAGAAAGAAAATTTCAAAATTAGTAGAGGTCGATTCTCAAATTTTCTAACGTGTCAAAGGTGCTTTTATCTTGATAGGGTAAGAGGTCTTGATCCTCCAGGGACACCAGGTTGGACTCTCAACGAAACGACTGACCTATTACTCAAAAAAGAATTTGACGATTGCAGAGAGAAGCAGATTCCACACAGAATATTTGCATCTAATGGACTATCTCATGTTGTTCCATTTGATCATCCTGAAATTGATAACTGGAGAAACTCACTTCATCGAGGACTAATTCATCCTTATAAGGATACCGGAATAATTTTGACTGGAGGTGTAGACGATATATGGCAAGACACTATTACAAAACAATTAATCATTGTGGATTACAAATCACAAGCTAAAAACGGACGAGTTGATAAGAAAGATTATTTAGAGGATCCATTTCACGAGAGCTATAAAATTCAAATGGATTTTTATGCTTACTTGCTCTCGGGGATGGGGTTTAGTGTTCATCCAACGTCTTATTTTCTAGTTTGCAATGCAAAAAGGGATGAAGATGAATTTAATAAGACCATGCGTTTTGATGAATATCTTGTTCCCTACAAATGGAGAAATGATTGGATAGAAAGTCGACTAGATGAAATGGTGGCACTAATGAATCAGTCGGAAATTCCAGAATCAAATCCTTCCTGCAAGAACTGCGCCTACGCAGATCAATATTCGAAAATACTATTTTCAGGAAATTCAAGTCAAAAAAAAATTACACAAGGAACTTTGCCATTATTTTAAAAACGCTAATAGTTTTAAAAATGATTCTGATCAAAAAGCGTCTAAAGGATTAACGATATGTGCGGAAGATATCAGCTATTAACAAAATTCGTAAATTTACCTGATCTTTTAAAAAAAGATGTACCAAGAGGGTTGAGTCAAAATTATGAACCACAAGTATTAATCAAACCAGGTTCTCCAATTCTTGTTCTTAAGAATGAAGGCAAGACACAAACATCCATAATGCTTTGGGGATTTATATCTGAGTGGAGTAAAGACCCTTTTGACAACACAAGGCCAAAGCCATTTAACGCGAGATCAGAAAGTGTTGAAGAAAAGACGCTTTTTCGTGCAAGCTGGAGGCATAAGAGATGTTTGATACCAGCTAGTGGATATCTAGAAAAAGGTCACGTAATACGTAGAAAAGATTTTAAAACTTTCTGGTTAGGTGGACTTTGGAATAGATGGATGTCCAAAGAAGGATGTGAACTAGAGAGCTGTTGTGTTCTAACGACCGAGCCAAATGATTTAGTCAAACAATTTCATAACCGTATGCCCGTAATTATTCCAAATGGGCTAGAAGAAGAATGGATCTCTTCAGTCAAAAATGCTCAAGACCTTAAAGCTTTAAAACCGCTAATGACTAAATGGGACCCAGAAGAATGGACAACCGAGCCAATAAATAAACCTAATGCCGACCAATTATCCTTCTTATAAAATCAGGACAAAAAGAAAGGGCTTATATAAGCCCTTAGATACAGTTTATAAATCAGAACATCAGTGATCGTGATGCACTTCTGCCGAGCTAGGCATTTCATGGGCAGAAGACAATTTCTTCAATGATTGAGATCCACAAATAGCAGACAGAGCGATAACAACCAAGGATGCAGTGCTTAACAATTGAAGCACTATCGGGAGATGTGAATTAATTCTTTCTCTAAAGGTAGTCATTTGGGAAGTTAATTAACACTCCATTCAAACAAAAAGGATAGGCACCGTCCAGCTTGAATATTATGAACTAAATAGCTAACAGCAAAAAAATAAGCATAAATAAATTCAGTCCTACTGTTAAGAGTGATGTACTTGGTTTAAATTCATTAGCCACAACTTAGGACTCATGCTCTTATTGATTTCTAATTATGACCTAAATATTTAAAAGTCTCATAAGATACATAATGAAAATTAGATATTTTAAGAAAACATATGAATAGATAAATGGATAATCACCCAATAATCAACTAAAAAAATACTCATGGCTGAAAATTAATACAGGATCAAACCACTCGATGTCAGATATCTGATTAAAGTATCTAAATAAATAAATTTTATTGAAATGGACGAATATAATATGGATCTTCCTTCTCTAGTCAAGCTTAAAGAATTAGAAAAAAGCGCAAGAATTAAAGGTAGTGGCATTGAATTTGACTCATTATTAGGACTCTGGAAATTTAATTCAGTTTGGAAGCAGGGATCAGATACAGAAGAGTCGATTTCAAGTACTTTGCTACAGGTTCTTTCAGCTAGTCTAGAGTTGAAGAAGGATACACAGAATCCAGAAGATGAGAAATTTACTATCGCCAACGCAATTAAATTTGGATTACTTACTCTGAGATTTAGCGGCTACGCAAATTTAGAAAGGAAGCAGCCACTATTACCCTTTTCTTTCGATTGCATTGAAATAACTTTAGCTTCATTGACTATTTTGAAGAGATCTCTACCGGCACCGGATCAAAAGAAAAGACCTTTTTTTGCACTAATAGCTATCGATCCAAATGGTAAATGGTTATCAGCAAGGGGAAAGGGTGGGGGACTTGCTCTATGGGTAAAAAAATAAGTTACTTTCGATAAAATTTGAATATTTTTACGGGATTTTTCTTAGGAGTCGGAATTTAAATAACCAATATTTCCAGAAATATATTATTAATTAGCCAAGAGTTAGTAGAATCAGTAACTTCAAGAAATAACTTTATTTCTGAGAGAAATCCTATCAATAGAATTTGGATGCTCACGAACAAATTTGTTGAACTCAATTGCTAGCTGTCTAGCTTCAAAAGCGTCAATAGCATAAAAACCCAACTCATGTCTTTTGTTAGCCAAATCTCGGTAGCTAACAGCATATCTTTTACAGGATGTAATTGGTCTTGAGGACATTTTTAAATTTCAACTTGTTAAATACTAAAAACAACCACGATACTTCTGAAAGAAATCTACCGAACAATTTTTGCACAGGAAACCGAATCTAAATTCTGTTAAAGATTGAGAACCATTAGATCTTAAAAGGTCATACCTAAATTCTTGATGAACATGTTCGCTAAAAAATGTAAGATAAAATACTTTTTAAATCAATTATAAAAGACTAAAAATAACAAGGTCCAAAAATAATCAATTATTAGAAAAACTAATTACATAAATAAATTTTACTTTATATATTTGGTATTTCTCCCTACAAACAGTCATTTATTTAAAAGTTACCTTTTAGAGGTTATCCGATTTAATTAAATTTATGACTTTAGATATTTACAAAGCGGTTGTAAAAGCTTCAGAGAAAGGAAATTTATGGGGACTAAAGCGAACTGATTACTAGCTATGTTCAAATTCACCAAGTTTAAGTTTGTTCAGCTAATTCTATTGTGGAATCTCCCAATTATAATTTTATTCATTGGAATAATATCAATACCATTAGAGTTCTCTAATTCAATAGAAAAATTTTAATAACTAACCATCTCCATACAAAAAATTCTTTTAAGTTGAGAGATAATAAATCAATAAGTCTATTCATAAAAATTTAGATATGCACAACTACAAATCAACTTGAATGGCTATCAAGAGTAAAACTCTGGAACATGTTGTCTGGTGATTCCTTGGATACACGCCCCGTATTTTTATTAAGCGGCTTTACACTGAACACTTGTGTTGTCGGTCCAAGTCCAAGCAGACTTCTCCATTGTAGATAAATCGACTCTGTGGCTGGCCATCCAGTCTCCATTGGCTTCTATAAATTTCTCAATATTCCCCTCTGGGTGCTGATGTATAACAATTATTTTTTGAGGGTCTTCATCACTACACCCTCTATACAAAGGCTGAATATTAAACTCTCTATGCCTTCTAGTAGCTTCTTTGCTGTCGAAGATTGCAGCCCACTCATCAAAGGTGCTTTCAACCTTAAAAGTAAAAACTGAGGTGACAGTAGAAGACATCTAAAATCTTTAATATGGGCAAACGATACCCAAACAGAACAAAACTGACTAACAGTTGTTGTAAAAACTAGATAAATAAGAAAACTTTCTGCTAGAAATAGCTGATGCAGATACCAAGAAAGACCCTCAAACGAATCATCAACTTAATTGTTGTTCTAATCGTTGCCATTGTTGGATTCATCAAAGTAAAGCACCCATTTAGTTATTTAATTGGAGTCCCTGTTACCAGTTGGGTCGTTTATCTTTTATGTAATGCCATGTGCACAGATATTCTTTTTGGAGAAACATTAGGTTGTTCAGAAAAAAGTATTTACAAGGAGAAATAAGCTAACTACGAATTAAAACTTTCTCAATCAGTGAAGAGAGCCAAATATCCATAACCTGAAAAGTACTTACAAAGATAAACTCAAGTTAAGATAACGAATTAATCATAAAATTAATCTTGACCACTCAACATAACAAAATGATATTCGCTTTACTCAGTTGGAAATAATCTTTCTTTTAGCTGAATTAATACCTTGTCTTTTAATAGGATATTTACTAGGACGATTTAAAAAAGATTTATCCCTAACGATATCTCGTCCTTTAATGAGCTATGGAATTCCTATCAGCTTGATGGGGATATTACTTAAGTCTGGTCTGGAATTCCCTTTGATACAATCTGCGGCTTTAGCACTGGTAGCTATTGGCTTTTTAATGACTCTATTAAATTGTCTTCCTGGTATAAAAAACTTAATACCAAACAGATCTCTTCAATTAGGTAGTGCATTCGGAAATACTGGGTATTTCGGAATACCAGTTTCACTAGCACTGCTTCCAAATCATGCTTTGATTTACAGCATAGGTTTTGACCTTGGTGCGACATTAGTAATTTGGAGTATCGGACCAATATTGCTAACAGATCCTTCAAAAGTTTTGAGTTCTAATAGATATTGGCAGAATTTCATAAAAGCAATCTTTAGAAGCCCTGCTGTAAAAGGACTGATTGGCGCATTAATTGTTCATTCATCACCATGGAATGAACAATTAACTGCCTTACTATGGATACCTTCAAGGGTTGTAATTGTTTTAGCACTTGTAATCGTTGGAATGCGTCTAAGTTGGTTGAGGAAAGCAAATCTCTCAAGAATAAAAATCCAAATAACATCCATAAAAAATGCTTTAATCATGAAACTGGTTGGATTGCCAGTCGTTATGTTGATCATTTCCGCAGCGATCAGATTACCCAACGTCATGCGAGAGGCTTTAGTACTTCAATCAGCTGCGCCAACAGCAATATCTGTCTTACTAATATCCCAAGCAGCGTCAAGAGATGAAGATGAAGCGACATCGCTTGTTGTCTTAAGTACGATTATCGCGCTCATATCAATCCCTGCTTGGTTGATGATTTTAAGATTGTAAAAAGTTAACAACTATCGCCTTTTAACTCAGTTTGTCTAAGTTGTAAGAAATACAATTTTTTTAATGACCTCAGCTACAGCAACAAAAGCGACAGCAAAGAGAACAGCGGCAGTAAAGTCATCAGCAGTAAAATCTCAATCAATTTATTCATCAACCCAATCAAGATTTGCCAGTTCAAAGCTAATTCAAAACCTAGGTTCATCTAATGATGGGGTTCAATTCGATTTTTCAAGTTCGTTAAGAACTGCATTTGGAAGGGACTAAAAGGATATGGACCTTTTAAAAACACTTTTTACAGTTGCAATATGTCTAGGTATTGGATGGGCAATCTCAAAAGGGATCATGTTTGGTTTGACTCATATTTAATATTCCTGAAGAACGGCATCCCACAAATGAGGAACTTGAAGTTATAGAAAGTGCATGGATGCAAGTCAAGGTCGCATGCAAAAAAATAAAAGCGCAAACAACTGCAAATAAAAAATATATTTCAAATATGCTTAACGAAATAGCAGATCATTATCAAGAAAATTAATGGCTAAAGACTGGGAACCAAAAGAAGAACATCAAGCAGTTATTGCAAGGAGTATAGAGTTTATTTCTGATGAATTAGCTGAGTTACAAGTGGCTTTACGGTGTCCAAATTCATTTATTGTTGAAATAGCTAATAGAGTAGTATCTGAATATAAAACAAACCAAATCATCATTAGAAGAGATGAAGAATAAATGGAATTTATGCAATCACATGATTTAAACCAATTGGGGCTTTGGACCCCTCTTATTGGAGGTATTCTTCTTTACGTTGGCTTAAATCTAAAAATCACTGAAGTTGATCCTAATGAGTAATCAATACATGAAAAATGAGTACAACGATAAGAAAAGGTTCAATTTATTAGAATAGTTTGGGATGAAACAAGGAACTCTTGAACTAATTTTTTTTGCTCTGATTTTCTTGAGTCTTCAATTATGGTGGATAAGGATGACAATTAAAAATGGTCGAACTGGAGAAGTAGATAAATGGGGGCAAAAAACAAACCCAAAA
This is a stretch of genomic DNA from Prochlorococcus marinus str. MIT 0912. It encodes these proteins:
- a CDS encoding PD-(D/E)XK nuclease family protein; the protein is MIDLKRNSKKEPIEATGLRSRKSSLYKPNQKENFKISRGRFSNFLTCQRCFYLDRVRGLDPPGTPGWTLNETTDLLLKKEFDDCREKQIPHRIFASNGLSHVVPFDHPEIDNWRNSLHRGLIHPYKDTGIILTGGVDDIWQDTITKQLIIVDYKSQAKNGRVDKKDYLEDPFHESYKIQMDFYAYLLSGMGFSVHPTSYFLVCNAKRDEDEFNKTMRFDEYLVPYKWRNDWIESRLDEMVALMNQSEIPESNPSCKNCAYADQYSKILFSGNSSQKKITQGTLPLF
- a CDS encoding SOS response-associated peptidase, giving the protein MCGRYQLLTKFVNLPDLLKKDVPRGLSQNYEPQVLIKPGSPILVLKNEGKTQTSIMLWGFISEWSKDPFDNTRPKPFNARSESVEEKTLFRASWRHKRCLIPASGYLEKGHVIRRKDFKTFWLGGLWNRWMSKEGCELESCCVLTTEPNDLVKQFHNRMPVIIPNGLEEEWISSVKNAQDLKALKPLMTKWDPEEWTTEPINKPNADQLSFL
- a CDS encoding DUF3764 family protein encodes the protein MSSTVTSVFTFKVESTFDEWAAIFDSKEATRRHREFNIQPLYRGCSDEDPQKIIVIHQHPEGNIEKFIEANGDWMASHRVDLSTMEKSAWTWTDNTSVQCKAA
- a CDS encoding AEC family transporter, with the protein product MEIIFLLAELIPCLLIGYLLGRFKKDLSLTISRPLMSYGIPISLMGILLKSGLEFPLIQSAALALVAIGFLMTLLNCLPGIKNLIPNRSLQLGSAFGNTGYFGIPVSLALLPNHALIYSIGFDLGATLVIWSIGPILLTDPSKVLSSNRYWQNFIKAIFRSPAVKGLIGALIVHSSPWNEQLTALLWIPSRVVIVLALVIVGMRLSWLRKANLSRIKIQITSIKNALIMKLVGLPVVMLIISAAIRLPNVMREALVLQSAAPTAISVLLISQAASRDEDEATSLVVLSTIIALISIPAWLMILRL